The Dama dama isolate Ldn47 chromosome 3, ASM3311817v1, whole genome shotgun sequence genome has a segment encoding these proteins:
- the LOC133042296 gene encoding olfactory receptor 8S1-like, with the protein MTLGNHSIITQFLLLGLSTDPHIQALLFVLFLEIYLLTLTGNLMLLLVVRADSHLHTPMFFFLSHLSLLDLCLSSVTVPKMLKDLLSETKTISVRGCLAQGFFALITAGTECFLLSAMAYDRYAAICHPLLYGQMMKKQLCVQLVWGSWGLASLNAFINTLLAANLDFCENHTISHYSCEVPSLFPLSCSDVSINLTVLLCSSLMHGFGTLFPIVFSYARIVSTILSISSTKGRSKTFSTCSSHLTAVSFFFGSGFLRYLMPTSGSPLELIFSVQYGVVTPMMNPLIYSLKNKKVKAAVRRTLGKYMRWSR; encoded by the coding sequence ATGACTTTGGGGAACCACAGCATCATCACTCAATTCCTCCTCCTCGGGCTGTCTACTGACCCACACATCCAGGCTCTGCTCTTTGTGTTGTTCCTAGAGATTTACCTCCTGACACTAACGGGGAacctgatgctgctgctggtggtcAGGGCTGATTCTCACCTTCACACGCCCATGTTCTTCTTCCTGAGTCATCTCTCTCTCCTGGATCTTTGTTTATCTTCAGTCACTGTGCCCAAGATGCTGAAGGACCTCCTGTCTGAGACAAAAACCATCTCAGTAAGGGGCTGCCTGGCTCAAGGCTTCTTTGCGCTTATTACTGCTGGAACTGAGTGCTTTCTGCTCTCAgcaatggcctatgaccgctatgccGCCATCTGCCACCCTCTACTCTATGGACAAATGATGAAGAAACAGTTGTGTGTACAGCTTGTATGGGGCTCTTGGGGTTTGGCTTCTTTGAACGCATTTATTAACACCCTTCTAGCTGCCAACCTGGACTTCTGTGAGAACCATACCATTAGCCACTACAGCTGTGAGGtgccctctctcttccctctgtcCTGCTCTGATGTCTCCATCAACCTCACAGTCCTGCTGTGTTCCAGCCTGATGCATGGATTTGGGACCCTCTTCCCAATAGTCTTTTCCTATGCTCGTATTGTCTCCACCATTCTGAGCATCAGCTCCACCAAAGGCCGAAGCAAGACCTTCTCCACCTGCTCGTCCCACCTCACTGCAGTGAGCTTCTTCTTTGGCTCTGGGTTTCTCCGCTATCTCATGCCAACTTCAGGATCCCCTCTGGAGTTGATCTTCTCTGTGCAGTATGGTGTGGTCACTCCCATGATGAATCCTCTCATCTATAGCCTGAAGAACAAGAAAGTAAAGGCAGCTGTGAGAAGAACACTGGGAAAATATATGCGATGGTccagatga